From a region of the Cenarchaeum symbiont of Oopsacas minuta genome:
- a CDS encoding 3-dehydroquinate synthase, with protein MKELIVAPKMPRSKLDAFFSELKQEGIKTVYTDPKNISGSKLDALWSSKDAKYVIIDKDAKKIRGKKIGRRFKVGSNLDIDEILVHAKKGLDFVIIEVKDWKIIPLENIIAKLHRLHTRILAIAKDPSEVRKMFSILDIGVDGVIFDASSISKVKEALLYMGTKSFKMQKATITEIKEVGDGERVCVDTASMLHRGEGMLIGNRSNFMFLVHNESVGSSFTSPRPFRVNAGAVHCYTLGVDGTTKYLSEVETGTEVLVLDSKGKARRVTVGRSKIERRPMLMIKAKVGSELGGIIAQDAETIRFIRSRGDLVSVTHLKKGDTVLVYAKPATGRHFGMEVSDEYILEK; from the coding sequence ATGAAAGAGCTCATAGTGGCTCCAAAGATGCCAAGATCAAAGTTGGATGCATTCTTTTCAGAGTTAAAACAAGAGGGAATAAAGACAGTGTATACAGACCCAAAGAACATATCTGGCTCAAAGTTGGATGCACTCTGGTCATCCAAAGATGCCAAATATGTCATAATTGATAAAGATGCAAAAAAGATTCGTGGTAAAAAAATTGGCAGACGCTTTAAAGTAGGATCAAACTTGGATATCGACGAGATACTCGTACATGCAAAGAAAGGACTAGATTTTGTCATTATAGAGGTCAAAGACTGGAAGATAATACCTCTAGAGAACATTATCGCAAAACTTCATAGATTGCACACTCGCATACTTGCTATCGCCAAAGACCCTTCAGAGGTTCGAAAGATGTTCTCGATATTGGATATAGGAGTCGATGGTGTCATATTTGATGCATCCTCGATATCAAAAGTAAAAGAGGCTCTACTGTACATGGGTACAAAAAGTTTCAAGATGCAAAAGGCCACTATAACTGAGATAAAAGAGGTTGGAGATGGAGAGCGAGTCTGCGTAGATACTGCATCAATGTTGCATCGCGGGGAAGGTATGCTGATAGGCAACAGATCAAATTTTATGTTTTTGGTGCACAACGAATCAGTTGGCTCATCGTTTACATCCCCTAGACCATTTCGTGTAAATGCTGGAGCCGTACATTGTTATACACTTGGAGTCGACGGCACTACAAAATATCTCTCAGAGGTTGAGACTGGTACTGAAGTGTTGGTGCTAGATTCAAAAGGAAAGGCTAGACGTGTGACAGTTGGAAGATCAAAGATAGAGCGCCGTCCAATGCTAATGATAAAAGCCAAAGTGGGATCAGAGCTAGGAGGAATCATAGCACAAGATGCAGAGACGATACGTTTTATCCGTTCTAGAGGCGACCTCGTATCTGTAACACATCTTAAAAAAGGTGACACTGTTCTAGTTTATGCAAAACCTGCAACTGGAAGACACTTTGGTATGGAAGTATCTGACGAATATATCCTAGAAAAATGA
- a CDS encoding fructose-bisphosphate aldolase, producing the protein MDHGISNGPILGLKDPHKIISKCAGNGLTSVIINKGILKSMPNPTKIGILVHLSSSTSLSSQLDRKVLNGTVEEAVRLGADGISLHINIGGSDDAEMLSQLGKVSDECHMWNMPLLAMMYPRGENIKDPHDADTVAHVARIGAECGADIVKTVYTGDPESFAEIVKSTPVPIVIAGGPKMDTDEDLLKMTHDAIKAGAKGVTYGRNIFAHKDPAAISSALADIIFRSSSIDNAKKRLI; encoded by the coding sequence ATGGATCATGGAATATCAAATGGTCCAATACTAGGTCTAAAAGATCCACATAAAATAATATCAAAGTGTGCAGGTAACGGACTGACGAGCGTCATAATAAATAAAGGAATTTTAAAATCAATGCCAAACCCGACAAAGATTGGAATTCTAGTACACCTCTCATCTAGCACATCACTTTCATCTCAACTAGATCGTAAAGTGTTGAATGGAACAGTTGAAGAGGCTGTAAGACTTGGTGCTGATGGCATATCACTTCATATCAATATAGGTGGAAGTGATGATGCAGAGATGCTCTCACAGTTGGGCAAAGTCTCAGACGAGTGCCACATGTGGAATATGCCACTTTTGGCAATGATGTATCCACGTGGAGAGAATATCAAAGACCCACACGATGCAGATACAGTGGCACATGTAGCAAGAATCGGTGCAGAATGTGGCGCAGATATCGTAAAAACAGTATACACAGGTGATCCTGAATCGTTTGCAGAGATTGTAAAGAGCACACCTGTACCCATAGTCATAGCTGGAGGTCCAAAGATGGATACTGATGAGGATCTCTTAAAGATGACTCACGATGCCATAAAAGCAGGTGCCAAAGGTGTCACATATGGTAGAAACATCTTTGCCCATAAAGATCCAGCTGCCATCTCTAGTGCACTAGCGGATATTATATTTAGATCTAGCTCTATAGACAATGCCAAAAAGCGGCTGATCTAA
- a CDS encoding radical SAM protein, producing the protein MFRGDKSKVINRAERYYVLAQVWQTISSSEIGDILERSLAGTRLTKDDCIRMLESPDVHLMGMVAGYLTRKIYGKKASFVNNIILNYTNVCITDCKFCAFYRSPNDKQAYTLTLEQIESRVKTAYDMFGIRQALIQGGHNPDLSLEYYESAFSMIRSKFPMVGIHALSASEIDIIAKVERSSTREILSRLKDAGLQSVPGAGAEILVDSVKDVISPKKIKSADWIRIMQEAHEIGLPSSATMMYGHVESVSDIATHFELVSSLQQKTGGFMAFIPWSFESNNTEMQDDPGLNYKTGGINLLRMIAISRLYFYGLIEHIQSSWLTNGVGMAQIALQHGADDFGGTLIGEEVVSCTGARSTELTDKRIVKSIRQMGYKVLERDNFYKTIRER; encoded by the coding sequence TTGTTCAGAGGTGATAAATCAAAGGTTATTAACCGTGCAGAGAGATATTATGTATTGGCTCAGGTTTGGCAGACTATATCCTCTAGTGAGATTGGAGATATTTTAGAGAGATCACTAGCTGGTACTAGACTCACAAAAGATGACTGCATCCGCATGCTAGAATCTCCAGATGTACACCTGATGGGAATGGTTGCCGGATATCTTACAAGAAAGATTTATGGTAAAAAAGCATCATTTGTAAACAATATCATCTTAAACTATACAAATGTCTGCATCACGGACTGTAAATTCTGTGCATTTTATAGATCTCCCAATGATAAACAAGCATACACACTGACCCTAGAGCAGATAGAGTCAAGGGTTAAAACAGCATATGATATGTTTGGCATACGGCAGGCACTCATACAGGGAGGACACAATCCAGATCTATCACTAGAATATTATGAGAGTGCTTTTTCAATGATCCGCTCAAAGTTTCCAATGGTAGGTATTCATGCCCTCTCTGCATCAGAGATCGATATTATAGCAAAGGTAGAGAGATCATCTACAAGAGAGATACTATCTAGACTAAAGGATGCAGGGTTGCAGTCAGTTCCAGGAGCTGGAGCTGAGATATTGGTAGACTCTGTAAAGGATGTAATCAGTCCAAAAAAAATAAAGAGTGCAGACTGGATACGAATAATGCAAGAGGCTCACGAGATAGGTCTTCCTTCATCTGCTACGATGATGTATGGACATGTTGAATCTGTATCTGATATTGCAACCCATTTTGAACTAGTATCATCATTACAGCAAAAGACAGGAGGTTTTATGGCGTTTATACCGTGGAGCTTTGAGTCAAACAATACAGAGATGCAAGATGATCCAGGCTTGAATTATAAAACCGGAGGAATAAACTTGCTACGCATGATTGCCATATCTAGACTATATTTTTACGGCCTCATCGAACACATTCAATCTTCATGGCTTACAAACGGGGTTGGAATGGCACAGATTGCACTACAACATGGTGCAGATGACTTTGGTGGTACGCTCATAGGCGAAGAGGTTGTCTCGTGTACGGGGGCACGCTCAACTGAGCTCACTGACAAACGTATTGTAAAATCCATACGCCAGATGGGATACAAAGTTTTAGAGCGCGACAATTTTTACAAAACAATTAGAGAGCGCTAG
- a CDS encoding menaquinone biosynthesis decarboxylase, whose product MPIEDVGDLVNALDNAGMLKRVTVQVDTELEIAEILRRTMYAKGPAILFENVKGYEMPVLGNAFGSEKMLQIGLEMDDFTDIGSRIVEMTRMEMPSSTMGKIRKLPEISKMGKAFPKLEKNGPVTSVIEDSPSFSKMPILKSWPKDAGRFITLGLVATKHPETGVRNLGVYRMQILDDTHALMHWQRHKRGAQHAKINNGKIELAVILGADPATVFASIAPVPEGLDKYLFAGITRKSGIKTVKCKTVDIEVPANAEIVLEGYVDSDDMRPEGPFGDHTGYYTPVEEYPVFTLTGMMRRRDPIYLTTVVGKPILEDAYIGKVIERAFLPLLQMLQPEITDFAMPPAGWFQGMAIVAIRKSYPGQAKKVMMGMWGTGQLALTKTIIVVDEGINVHDMDDVIWAMTTRADAARDTVIIDGAPTDTLDPASPRVNHGSKMGIDATQKTAEEGYEREIQIPVCADKDTVKRVDQRWSEYGL is encoded by the coding sequence ATGCCCATAGAGGATGTTGGAGATCTTGTAAATGCACTCGATAATGCAGGGATGCTAAAACGTGTTACAGTTCAAGTCGATACAGAGTTGGAGATTGCAGAGATTCTGCGACGTACAATGTATGCAAAAGGTCCAGCTATACTCTTTGAAAACGTCAAAGGTTATGAGATGCCAGTTCTTGGTAATGCGTTTGGTTCTGAAAAAATGTTACAGATTGGACTTGAAATGGATGATTTTACCGATATCGGTTCAAGAATCGTAGAGATGACTCGTATGGAGATGCCATCTAGCACCATGGGAAAAATTAGAAAATTACCCGAGATCTCAAAAATGGGTAAAGCATTTCCAAAGCTCGAAAAAAATGGTCCGGTAACATCAGTTATAGAAGATTCTCCCTCGTTCTCAAAGATGCCCATACTGAAGAGCTGGCCAAAGGATGCTGGAAGATTCATCACGCTTGGTCTAGTTGCAACAAAACACCCAGAGACTGGTGTTAGAAACCTCGGCGTATACCGCATGCAGATACTCGATGATACGCATGCTCTAATGCACTGGCAAAGACACAAACGTGGAGCACAACATGCCAAGATAAACAATGGCAAAATCGAGCTAGCAGTAATTCTAGGTGCAGACCCTGCAACCGTTTTTGCATCCATTGCCCCAGTACCAGAAGGTCTTGACAAGTATCTGTTTGCAGGAATTACAAGAAAATCTGGAATAAAGACTGTAAAATGCAAGACAGTAGATATTGAGGTTCCAGCAAATGCAGAGATTGTTCTTGAAGGATATGTAGATTCAGATGATATGCGCCCTGAAGGACCGTTTGGTGATCACACAGGATACTATACTCCAGTGGAAGAGTATCCTGTCTTTACACTAACTGGCATGATGAGGAGAAGAGATCCAATATATCTTACCACAGTAGTTGGCAAGCCAATACTAGAGGATGCATATATTGGCAAAGTGATAGAGCGCGCCTTTTTGCCTCTTTTACAGATGCTCCAGCCAGAGATTACAGACTTTGCAATGCCTCCAGCTGGATGGTTTCAAGGAATGGCCATAGTGGCAATCCGTAAAAGTTATCCAGGTCAGGCCAAAAAAGTAATGATGGGAATGTGGGGTACAGGCCAGCTTGCACTCACAAAGACGATCATAGTAGTAGATGAGGGCATAAACGTGCATGATATGGACGATGTGATCTGGGCCATGACCACAAGAGCAGATGCAGCAAGGGATACTGTAATTATAGATGGGGCACCAACTGACACTCTAGACCCTGCATCACCTAGAGTAAACCATGGCTCAAAGATGGGTATAGATGCCACACAAAAAACAGCAGAAGAAGGATACGAGAGGGAGATTCAAATTCCAGTCTGTGCAGATAAAGATACAGTAAAACGCGTCGATCAACGCTGGTCAGAGTATGGACTCTAG
- a CDS encoding peroxiredoxin — MIYFYPKDFTPGCTTEADEFSKDHSKFVKAGIRVIGISPDDPEKHRKFCDKMGIKYTLLADTENIVSNMFGVWGKKKFMGREYMGVSRSTFLADEKGTIFKVFPNVKPAGHSKQVLECFANI; from the coding sequence GTGATCTATTTTTATCCAAAAGACTTTACTCCAGGCTGCACTACAGAAGCTGATGAATTTTCCAAAGATCATTCAAAGTTTGTCAAAGCTGGAATACGCGTAATAGGAATCAGTCCAGATGATCCAGAGAAACATAGAAAATTTTGTGACAAGATGGGAATAAAATATACCCTATTGGCAGATACTGAGAATATAGTCTCAAATATGTTTGGAGTCTGGGGCAAGAAAAAATTCATGGGTCGCGAATACATGGGTGTTTCAAGGAGTACGTTTTTGGCAGATGAGAAAGGCACGATATTCAAAGTATTTCCAAATGTAAAGCCTGCTGGACATTCAAAACAAGTTTTAGAATGCTTTGCCAATATCTAG
- a CDS encoding MIP family channel protein — MNVNPRAWLAEAIATYALVFFGPLSIILALAYFDEGLTTMSVLFISFSHGGIIALMVFAFGHVSGAHINPAVTIPMIITRKIGVKDGIAYIGSQLIGAVAASATLAIILPELGKKVNFGVHTGPQDIINNSIASGFLVEALLTFFLVMVIFMAAVHKKAASGMAALAIGGTVFVTHLVGIPLTNAGINPARTFGPALLSGYWEFHWLYWVAPIVGGIIAGVLMNYIYVTKSESTSA; from the coding sequence ATGAATGTAAATCCACGTGCATGGTTGGCAGAAGCTATTGCAACATATGCATTGGTATTCTTTGGACCTCTCTCTATAATTTTGGCTTTGGCATACTTTGATGAAGGTCTGACAACAATGTCTGTACTATTCATATCATTTTCACATGGTGGAATTATCGCCTTGATGGTATTTGCATTTGGGCACGTCTCAGGAGCTCACATAAATCCTGCAGTCACAATACCTATGATCATAACGCGTAAAATAGGTGTCAAAGATGGTATCGCATACATTGGTTCACAGCTAATAGGCGCCGTTGCAGCATCTGCCACACTTGCAATAATCTTGCCAGAGTTGGGAAAAAAGGTAAACTTTGGAGTCCACACAGGTCCTCAAGATATAATAAACAACAGTATAGCTAGTGGCTTTTTGGTTGAAGCTCTGCTCACATTCTTTTTGGTAATGGTGATATTCATGGCAGCAGTGCACAAAAAAGCAGCATCAGGAATGGCCGCCCTTGCCATAGGAGGGACTGTATTTGTAACACATTTGGTTGGAATTCCACTCACAAATGCAGGAATAAATCCAGCACGTACATTTGGACCAGCATTGTTGTCAGGATATTGGGAATTCCATTGGTTGTATTGGGTGGCACCAATAGTTGGTGGAATTATTGCAGGTGTATTGATGAATTATATTTACGTGACAAAATCTGAATCTACTTCTGCATAG
- a CDS encoding Transposase codes for MQWIYKLTQRYEKEGLDGLRDRPKSRTPPKVERRILERIQNTVASVGCFIRPKFLRKQIFEMTGVKYSLQHVRKIMRSWNLSAKVPVKVHAKAASSKDVRRWHRSILSKIRRAIHKRYVILVQDEAIFTENGIHYAKYWTNVGERLIVPYNGKHQKFIVFGVVGPDGRSLFRSYNKFTSKTFVKFLKTVRAAYGRVMIIADQATQHTSRKVRNYLAECNGDIKLDYFPTASPYLSAIERCWGMCKLETIHSEYYETVWDMRSAVMNYLRTMVFKMDIFTFFKRRVIV; via the coding sequence GTGCAATGGATATACAAACTGACACAAAGATATGAAAAAGAAGGACTTGACGGCCTCAGGGATAGGCCAAAATCTAGAACGCCACCAAAAGTAGAGCGCAGAATACTAGAAAGAATACAAAATACAGTGGCTAGTGTTGGCTGTTTTATCAGACCAAAATTTCTACGTAAACAAATCTTTGAAATGACTGGCGTAAAATATTCCTTGCAACATGTACGCAAAATAATGCGCAGTTGGAATCTCTCTGCAAAAGTTCCAGTAAAAGTGCATGCAAAAGCAGCATCATCCAAAGATGTTCGTAGATGGCATAGATCTATTTTAAGCAAGATTAGGCGTGCAATTCATAAAAGATACGTGATACTTGTGCAAGATGAGGCCATATTTACAGAGAATGGAATACATTATGCAAAATACTGGACAAATGTTGGAGAACGGTTGATTGTTCCATATAATGGAAAACATCAAAAATTTATTGTGTTTGGTGTTGTAGGTCCCGACGGAAGATCATTGTTTAGATCATATAACAAGTTTACTAGTAAGACATTTGTTAAATTCCTCAAAACTGTACGAGCTGCATACGGACGTGTGATGATCATAGCGGATCAGGCAACCCAGCATACATCACGAAAGGTTCGAAATTATCTAGCAGAATGTAACGGCGATATAAAACTGGATTACTTTCCTACAGCTTCTCCGTATCTGAGTGCTATTGAGAGATGTTGGGGAATGTGCAAATTGGAAACTATTCATTCTGAATACTATGAAACAGTCTGGGATATGAGATCAGCTGTGATGAATTATCTTAGAACCATGGTATTCAAGATGGATATATTCACGTTTTTCAAAAGACGGGTTATTGTTTAA
- a CDS encoding Transposase, with protein sequence MREIHETLQYKNPKKEFIVFGKCLKKILNDSHDAVDIRDKSNVIKKLERRLSSLLSKEYTEKNCIRFVKRLKREQDMLFTFLKTGTDSHNNTAERAIRPNVVIRKITNGHRTNDGATSHNILMSVKETCRQRNLNFHDYMMQYLVDGTSKL encoded by the coding sequence ATGAGAGAAATTCATGAGACTCTACAGTATAAAAATCCCAAAAAAGAGTTTATCGTTTTTGGAAAATGTTTGAAAAAGATCCTAAATGACTCACATGATGCTGTAGACATTCGTGATAAATCAAATGTTATAAAAAAACTCGAGCGTCGTTTATCGTCTCTTTTATCCAAAGAATATACAGAAAAGAATTGTATCAGATTTGTCAAACGACTAAAGCGTGAACAAGACATGCTTTTCACGTTCTTGAAGACTGGAACTGATTCACATAACAATACTGCCGAGAGAGCGATTAGACCAAACGTGGTAATACGAAAGATTACAAACGGTCATCGAACAAATGATGGCGCTACATCACACAATATATTGATGAGTGTAAAGGAGACATGTAGACAACGAAATCTAAACTTTCATGACTATATGATGCAATATCTTGTGGATGGTACTTCAAAACTCTAG
- a CDS encoding Tetratricopeptide repeat-containing protein — translation MTNTINFNRITTSLLNQTFDSIFYQFFHLEDYLDRSDTHVKEWVIVKLVTIIEQFCREIVKHQIDNKKYKQLPEKLQINIFDLERAKELPTRFLIASQYNFQNTSAIVKVLDNYKISDIFDDGVKHNIDELFHTRHDIVHTTSKQDYDIKKGYNATQKLLKRILNKSSLDSTHYDNIHGYYLGKNGKLDKAMDCFNHALKMDPTNIIAHYYVGITQCITYSVDNAYDRATTIIHLDPKNPHGYYLKGFVFMKQKKYHKAIDCFKQTIQLHPKHHDAMYQRCVALIMLNRYDEAASFGYIPNEINSEYTSIVIEITKVLVEINKHDKALKFLNKELNIRPNNSDAHYGKYIVFYELGKHDEAKQCLNEANKLNPDSNYPAHPNDKKENVGN, via the coding sequence ATGACAAATACAATAAATTTTAACAGAATCACCACATCATTATTGAATCAAACGTTTGATAGTATTTTTTATCAATTTTTTCACTTGGAGGATTATTTAGATCGTTCTGATACTCATGTAAAAGAATGGGTAATTGTAAAATTAGTTACTATAATTGAACAATTTTGTAGAGAAATTGTCAAACATCAAATAGATAATAAAAAATACAAACAATTACCTGAAAAACTTCAAATAAACATTTTCGATCTAGAACGTGCAAAAGAATTACCGACTAGATTTCTTATAGCGTCACAATATAATTTTCAAAATACTTCTGCTATCGTTAAGGTACTTGATAATTATAAAATAAGTGATATTTTTGACGATGGTGTTAAACATAATATTGATGAATTATTCCACACTAGACATGATATTGTACATACAACATCTAAGCAAGATTATGATATCAAAAAAGGATATAATGCAACACAAAAGCTACTAAAACGAATATTGAATAAATCATCACTCGATTCAACTCACTATGATAACATACATGGATATTATTTGGGGAAAAATGGAAAATTAGATAAAGCTATGGATTGTTTTAATCATGCGCTCAAGATGGATCCTACGAACATCATTGCACATTATTATGTTGGTATAACGCAATGCATTACATACAGTGTTGATAATGCGTATGATCGTGCTACAACAATAATTCATTTAGACCCGAAAAATCCTCATGGATATTATTTAAAAGGATTTGTATTTATGAAACAAAAAAAATATCATAAAGCCATCGACTGTTTTAAACAAACGATTCAATTACATCCTAAACACCATGATGCAATGTATCAAAGATGTGTGGCGCTAATTATGTTAAATAGATATGACGAAGCAGCATCATTTGGATATATTCCAAATGAGATTAATTCTGAATATACTAGCATTGTTATCGAGATTACAAAGGTACTTGTTGAAATTAACAAACATGATAAAGCCTTAAAATTCTTGAATAAGGAACTAAACATTCGTCCTAATAATTCTGATGCCCATTATGGAAAATATATTGTGTTTTATGAATTAGGTAAACATGATGAAGCTAAACAATGTTTAAACGAGGCCAATAAATTAAACCCCGATAGCAATTATCCCGCTCATCCAAATGATAAAAAAGAAAATGTAGGGAATTAG
- a CDS encoding Transposase: protein MHRKIRTLEGCKNKNKKRSGHHKTKKQTKSLPHFDRSYMYVGIDVHKEFLQVAMMDKKGKIVFNERVDRDNDEVKKFFLKNVPKSAKCIMESSSVWYGLFTFMTKDLKLDVSLSNPYQTKAIASSKKKTDKIDAMILADLYRGGYIALCHVPTKIIVEWRRLVRHRHWSVQMRTSEKNAIHGYKRG from the coding sequence GTGCACAGAAAAATTAGGACTTTAGAAGGTTGTAAGAATAAGAACAAAAAGAGATCTGGTCATCACAAAACTAAAAAACAAACAAAATCATTACCGCATTTTGACAGATCCTACATGTACGTTGGTATTGACGTCCACAAGGAGTTCCTTCAGGTTGCAATGATGGACAAAAAAGGTAAAATTGTCTTTAACGAGAGAGTCGATAGAGACAACGATGAGGTGAAAAAGTTTTTCTTAAAAAATGTTCCAAAGAGTGCAAAATGTATCATGGAATCCTCATCTGTTTGGTATGGCTTGTTTACGTTCATGACAAAAGATCTAAAGCTGGATGTATCTCTCTCGAACCCATACCAGACAAAGGCAATTGCATCATCCAAGAAAAAAACTGACAAGATTGACGCAATGATACTTGCAGACCTTTACCGTGGCGGATATATTGCACTGTGCCATGTTCCAACAAAAATTATAGTGGAATGGAGGCGCCTTGTACGACATAGACATTGGAGTGTACAGATGAGAACGAGTGAAAAAAATGCCATACATGGATACAAGAGGGGATAA
- a CDS encoding Transposase: MNHLEAIDSYDRLIAKTNKRIYQIARSNKQIQLLKTIPGIGDYSALAIIAEIDDVKRFSPFVFVCRFGSKCT; the protein is encoded by the coding sequence ATGAATCATCTAGAGGCGATAGACTCGTATGATAGACTCATTGCAAAAACAAACAAAAGGATATACCAAATTGCAAGATCTAATAAACAGATCCAATTGCTAAAGACAATTCCAGGAATTGGTGATTACAGTGCTTTGGCAATTATAGCTGAGATTGATGATGTGAAGAGATTCTCACCGTTTGTGTTCGTATGCAGGTTTGGTTCCAAGTGTACGTAA
- a CDS encoding Transposase, protein MVPSVRNSADMVKHGRITKRGSRMMRWILSEAVRTHVRCAPKSNVTRFYKRLARKKGTGKATVATASKMLRVIYWMLKISLKAITVRFATASYALEIKLRSITAA, encoded by the coding sequence TTGGTTCCAAGTGTACGTAATTCTGCAGATATGGTAAAGCATGGCAGGATAACAAAAAGAGGCAGTAGAATGATGAGGTGGATTTTGAGTGAAGCAGTCCGCACACATGTAAGGTGTGCACCAAAAAGCAATGTCACACGGTTTTACAAAAGACTCGCAAGAAAAAAAGGCACGGGCAAGGCCACAGTAGCCACTGCATCAAAGATGTTACGTGTCATATACTGGATGTTAAAGATAAGTTTGAAAGCAATTACAGTTAGATTCGCAACCGCGTCTTATGCATTGGAGATTAAACTCCGGTCAATAACTGCGGCATGA
- a CDS encoding Transposase: LKTELNIHGDEISWRINGKNNWLWAFVGKWTTIYEIDKSRGRIAPMRVLKGYTDK; the protein is encoded by the coding sequence CTAAAAACCGAGTTGAATATACATGGGGATGAGATTAGCTGGCGCATCAACGGGAAGAATAATTGGCTGTGGGCATTTGTTGGAAAATGGACTACCATATATGAGATTGACAAATCACGTGGTAGAATAGCTCCAATGAGAGTGTTAAAAGGATACACTGACAAGTGA
- a CDS encoding Transposase, translating to MKKILNDSHDAVNIHDKSNAINKLERRISYLLSKKYTEKNCIRFVKRLKREQGMLFTFLKTGTDSHNNAAERAIRPNVVIRKITNGHRTDDGANSHKILMSIKETCRQRDLNFNDCMIQYLGNDTSKL from the coding sequence TTGAAAAAGATCCTAAATGACTCACATGATGCTGTAAACATTCATGATAAATCAAATGCTATAAACAAACTCGAGCGTCGTATATCGTATCTTTTATCCAAAAAATATACGGAAAAGAATTGTATCCGATTTGTCAAACGTCTAAAGCGTGAACAAGGCATGCTTTTCACGTTCTTGAAGACTGGAACTGATTCACATAACAATGCTGCTGAGAGAGCGATTAGACCAAACGTGGTAATACGAAAGATTACAAACGGTCATCGAACAGATGATGGCGCTAATTCACACAAGATATTGATGAGTATAAAGGAGACATGTAGACAACGAGATCTGAACTTTAATGATTGTATGATACAATATCTTGGGAATGATACTTCAAAACTCTAG